GACAAAAATAGAAGAATTGAAATAATGAGCATCTCATTCGATACCAATTGCAAACCAGAAAAGTATGAAACAGCCTCCCGACGCACTATACAATAACAAAGACATGCACGGCATAAATTTAGATCAGATAATTCTCCTTCAAGGCGCCGGGATGGAACTTATATAGAACTTATATCAACCTCCATCTGCCATCGTCAACCCTCACTTCCTTACAAGTTCCATCTTCCCTCAGTGACATACACCTTCGCTTCCAGGCCCAACAACCAGCAACGATGTACCGGAATCtaatcctcctcctcgccaccTACCTGGTAACACTGGCTGCCAGCCAAACCATCACCCCCGAAAACACACTCACAAACCCAGATCCAGGCGCCGTGCTACCTCGATCCGGCTTCCAAATACTACCCAAGAGGGCCCCTCCCAAGAAGACCCCTCCCAAAGTCTCACCCCTGCAACAGGAATGCAAAGACATCAAGATCAAAGAAGGACCCTCAGTTTCTAAAGGCCACTCAGCACAGCAACTCTTGACAGCATCTTGCAACGTCCCGGGGACGAACAAAAAGCAGTACTCCGAGCTGAGCCTGGACCGTTGTCTTGGGTGGCACAAGAACAATGACGGCAGCGGAAGACTTGTTGCACAGAAGCAGTACGTATACTATGCTACCCTTGTTTATTAACACGTCGTTGTGATAGGCTAACGGATACTAGTGGTGCTGGACTCTCCAAGGCAGGAGGGGAGTGCTCGACATGTCGGTATCTCAATTCAAACCCTAATATGCTATGCTACTGCGCGAAGGTGCGCGACAATGAGAAGACCTATATGAACCCGGTTACGGCTACGTGGACGGGTCCTGTGTTTTATAACTTGTGTAAGTGCTCTATGTCACATATATGGACTGTTTTCTGATTGAGGGATATAGTTGAGGCGCTCCAAGGCGGGATGTATTTGATAGAAATCAATCAGAAGGGGGTTCTCTCGTGCCATGGGATAGCCGGCGACGCCAAATGACACTCCCAAACACAGTTGGCAAGTTTGGAAGAGTGCCACAAAGAAAACTGTGCTTTATGTTGAAAGCTGAGTGGGACCTAGAGGGAGATGAAATGATATCAggatttttatatagataagACATTAAGATTGGGTTGGGTATAGAGACTCTATAATACAAATAGTAAGGTCTAATGATACATAGTGTAGAACGGAGGCATTGATAATGAAGCAATCCAGAATACGCTAAGATaataagaaagcaagaaCGATAGCCGACTTGATAACTCCTATCCTCAAAAAGCGTTATCCAGAAGTGTTCATCAAACGGGTAAGGCGCCGATATGCTGCGCTGCAGATTTTTGGATCTGCTCAATTCGCGCCAGGACTGCTGCCTTCCACTCAAGGTAATCTTCCTTGCGATCGTCGCTTAACCAATCAACACGATCCTGCATCATGGTACCAAGACCCGGTAGAAGGCCCTTCCTGGATGAGTGTTTGGCCAGTGAGCGACCCGATTTCGTTGTCTTTTGTCGCTTAGCGCTTTtagctctttctccatcctcgCCGAAGCCGTCCTCGTCCGAAAGATACGCATCATCCCCGTCCAATTCTCCAGCCTGCGGGATGTTTTCGAACcattccttgccattggccCAGTGTTGTTGCATTATCAATGCGATCCACTGGTCGACGTCCTCGCGATGTCTTCTCTCGGTTGAAGGGAGACCAATGCTCACTAATGCAGTCTGGCGCATCTCGGAAAACGTCTTCTTgtcgagcttcttcgtttctccttccccttcGGATAAGGAGCTTCGTCTGCGGGCGAGAGCCAGGAAATAGACGGCTACTACCAGAGCGTTGACAACCTCTTTataatcttcatcattctcttTATCCTTCACAATTAGGATAGGCTCCACGAATTCTAGGGTTTCTTCgtcgaaatcatcatcat
The sequence above is a segment of the Aspergillus oryzae RIB40 DNA, chromosome 3 genome. Coding sequences within it:
- a CDS encoding uncharacterized protein (predicted protein), translating into MYRNLILLLATYLVTLAASQTITPENTLTNPDPGAVLPRSGFQILPKRAPPKKTPPKVSPLQQECKDIKIKEGPSVSKGHSAQQLLTASCNVPGTNKKQYSELSLDRCLGWHKNNDGSGRLVAQKHGAGLSKAGGECSTCRYLNSNPNMLCYCAKVRDNEKTYMNPVTATWTGPVFYNLCKCSMSHIWTVF